The Dioscorea cayenensis subsp. rotundata cultivar TDr96_F1 chromosome 8, TDr96_F1_v2_PseudoChromosome.rev07_lg8_w22 25.fasta, whole genome shotgun sequence genome segment TCAATatctattaaaataattttgatattaaaagTGAGctgattagaattttttttttgtggctaaaatgaaaaaaaaatgcttatattttgtaaataaaaataataaaataactattatATACTATATCTCCAATGTTAAATAATACAGGGGAAAATACCTTGACAAATTGCATGATCCAAACTTAATAAACTAGATTTAGGTATTTACTCATCTGACAGGGAACAAATGTTTAGAAGTTGTTAAGCTCATCCGCTCATCTAAAGAAGAAGATGGACTCTACAATAATGGGCCTGAAGAATTGCCAAGCAATCGAAAGGAAGAGAAAGACTCTCTAAAAGCTACAAAGCCCTCTTGGCCATCTAATAGAATGAATTGAATCACTAAAGATGTGAAACTAAATTGGTATGGAGACTATATAAGACTAGAATGGTTTGCATTGGCAAGGAGATGACTTAATCGAGAATTCCACTATCGTAGACCCCAAACCGTTATCCCCACCCATCTACCTCAACCCCTTTCCCCTTATATGGATGCTTATGGATGCTTCTCGCTTGACTTAAACATAAAAGCATCCTTAGTagcactacaaaaaaattgttatatagtGACAGTCAAAATTCCGTCACTAAAACCTCAATATTTGTCACTATAGCCATTTTCATGCTATACCGACAGCCATGAACCCTATTGCAACAGTGAAATTTTCGTCAAATTATCCTTCGACACTATAGACttatattgacaaaaattaCATCTGTTGCAATATCCCATCAGGATGTACCGATAGCATTGAGTATGTAACTATAACCTATATTGACAGAGATGCCCGTCACTATAtcatttttcttaaatcaattattaaattGTTTACTGACGGATAATACCGTCAGTATATCTACAttgatgaaattttgaaaaatttttactGACGGATAATACTGTTAGTATATCTACAgtgataaaattttgaaaagtttttaCTAACGGATAATACCGTCAATATATCTATAATGATTAAATTTCTTAAAGTTTTTACTGACAAATTATACCATCAGTATATTTATAGTgattattaaatttctaaaagtttttaCTGACGGATAATACCGTCAGTATGTCTATAgtgattaaatttctaaaagtttttaCTGACAAATAATATCGTTAGTATATCTATTATGATaatttctaaaagtttttaCTGACGAGTAATACCGTCAGTATATCTATAGTGATgaaattttttgataatatcatcATTATACCTATACATTTTTtgcatattatataatttataatatttttcacctgataataaataaaaacaaaaatgataaataacaaaataaaaaacaattttattgattaaatcAAAAGACACATAAATAAATCCTTCATTGATAGCGCTGATAAATTTCCAATCCAGAGATAAATTTCCAACAACGCAAGCTCATCATACTGAGAAAGCCAAATAGATTCTttgttaaactaaaaaaataaagtacacacacacaaaacataAACCAATCAAACATCTAAATGGTACTGCACACTATGCTCTTTCCACACTCCTTCCTCCAAGTACTTCTCATAGAAACATGTTTCTCCATCTGTTTTCAGTATTAATACCCCTGTACTCTTTGTCCCAAACACTCCCTGTTTCCCAtcaaaatactaaattaaaaagaaaaaaaccaataacaaGTTTgaccaaaattatatatatatatatatatatatatatatatatatatatatatatatatatatatatatatatatatatatatgtatatataaatatataataaccaGTTCGGTGTCCGTTTCAACATAGTTTGAGCTCAGTCTGTGTTCCCAATCAGAGTCACACCCAGTGTTTGGCAACCTATCATTCTCAACCTTCACTCTTTTTCCCATCAACTTCTCCATCATCTCCTTCGCAACAATTTCTTTATCTCCAGTACTCCTCAACATCTCCTTCAAACTCTCACCAAGTACTTGTGCCTGCAAACATTATTATAAACACATATTCCTAAACAtatgataataacaa includes the following:
- the LOC120267300 gene encoding uncharacterized protein LOC120267300, yielding MVYVSNRQKGEPVCVQVAQVLGESLKEMLRSTGDKEIVAKEMMEKLMGKRVKVENDRLPNTGCDSDWEHRLSSNYVETDTELGVFGTKSTGVLILKTDGETCFYEKYLEEGVWKEHSVQYHLDV